Part of the Micromonospora inyonensis genome, TGCCGGTCGCGGCAGGTGGGGGCGGGGCGGGATCGCGGCGTGGCGGATCGTGCGGGAACCGATCCGGGCGGCAACAGCGAGCGAGGCCGTCCGGGCGGCGCGCGCGCCAGTCCCGTCGGCCTCTTTTCCCTGCGTGGGTGGGGGTCTAGTGTGTGGGGACGGGGAGGGCAACCCCCGTCCCCACTTCTGGTGCATGTGCACGTACGAGCGGAATGGGCGTCCTGTCGTACGTGCCGCGCGGGAGCCGGGCGACGCGAGTGGCTCTGGTTCACCTCCCTTCACTGTGAATGAGATCCGGCTGGCGGCGGAGTCCGGGCTGGCCCGCCGTCAGCCGTCGGGCTGTGCCGGACCATTCCCGGGAGAGTGGTCCGGAGTGGACGAGTAGCGGGTGAGCATTATCGATGGAAGCGCTCCCATCGATAATGCCGACTGTAACGCTCGTCACCGCTTTGTGAAAGTCCCCAAATGAGATCGACACAATGTGGGGCGCCTGGCTGCGGCGATGCGTGCCGGCCATCGGCCGTTCACTCCCGGTCTTGTTACGGGAGCGCTCCCATGCCACACTGCGACTACGCGGAGCCAGAACGCGCGAGCGGGTCGCCGAGGGCAGCCGGTCATCGACCGGACGGCACCCCGACGGCGGGACGGGCGACTCGCTCTCCGTCCCCGTAGCCCGGTCCGGGCGGGCCGACCCCATCACCGCGCCTCCCACCCCCGCGCACCTGTCGCGTGGAGGCGCCCGCCGCGGGCCCCACCGGCCCCGGCCTGGTCCGAGGAGACATCGCGCTCATGAGACAACTGGCCAGACGTCGCCGCCTGGCGATGCTCGCCGCCACCACGCTGGCCATCGGCGGGGTCGCCCTGCCGGCCGGCGTCGCGCAGGCCGCTCCGGCCTGCGACGTGGTCTACGCGACCAGCGACTGGAACAACGGCTTCACCGCCAACGTCACCATCAAGAATCTCGGTGACCCGATCAACGGCTGGACGCTGAAGTTCACCTTCCCCTCCGGCCAGCAGCTCCTCCAGGGCTGGTCGGCCAGGTGGAGCCAGTCGGCACCGAGGTGACCGCCACCAACGAGTCGTACAACGGCAGTCTGCCGACCGCCGCGTCCACCAGCATCGGTTTCAACGGCAGTCACACCGGGACCGACACGAAGCCCACGTCGTTCTCGATCAACGGGGTGACCTGCGGCGGGGTCGGCAACCCGCAGCCGCCGACGGTGGCGCTGTCCGTGCCGGCCGGGCCGTTCGAGGCGCCGGCCGACGTGCCGCTGAGCGCGACCGCCAGCGACCCGGACGGCACCATCGGCAAGAACGACCCCGACTGGCCGAAGGTCGAGGCGTACCTGAAGGGCGGCCCGGAGCTCACGTTCAACTACCACCGGTTCTGGGCGCAGGCCGACGTCGCCATGGCGTACGCCGACTACGGCCACCTGTTCCCGAACGGCTGATCCACCGGGTGGGCGCTCTGGCGTCCGCCCGGGTCACCGGCTCTCCCGGGTGGACGGTGTCCACCCGGGAGCAGGACCGGGCCGACGAGGGGAACAGCGGCCCGGTCCACGCGGGACGCCCGACTTCCACCCCTCGGGCGGTGGTGGGCCGGCCGGTCGGCACAGTGCCGGCCCGCCACACCCGTCCCGAGGCGTCGCGTCCTTCCCGCGGGGCGGAAAACCTGCCGGATGCGGGGGGACAGGAAGCCCGCGACGGAGTACCGTAGGTCGCGGAGAGGCCGCTCCCCCCGTGGCGGCCTCTCCCTTTTCGGTCACCGGCCTCCTCACGAACCCCTGACCGCGAGATCGCCGCCCGGTCCACCGGGGACCGGGGAGGACGCCTCAGGGACGGGTCGGGCCCGCGTCCGGCGGTACGACCGGGTGCCGCAGCCCCGGATGCCCGGCCGGCAACGACCGGCGCACCACGAACCAGCTCGCCGCCAGCACCGCGGCCACCAGTGGCCAGGACAGCACCACCCGGGCGACCGCCAGCGCGACCACCTGCCCACCGAGGTACAGCGGCAGGAAGACGGCCACCCGCAGCGCGTACGACGCCGCCCACGCCCAACTGCCCCGACCGTACGCGCGCAGCAGCGCCGGGTCCCGCCGCCAGCGGGTCCGCTGCCCCAGCGCCAAGCCGACCAGCACGCCGAGCAGCGGCCAGCGCACCACGATGCTGACCACCCAGGCCAGCGCGCTGGACACGTTGGCGAGCACCTGGAGCAGGAAGAAGTCGGTCGCCCGACCGGTCCGCAGGGCGATCAGCGCGGCCACGCAGACCGCGAGCAGCCCGATGAGCACCGACCGGGGCCGGTCGCCCCGGCGCAGCCGCCACCCGGCGACCGCCGTCCCGGTGAGCAGCGCCGCGAGGACGCCGCCCCACAGCGAGTCCCCACCCAGCAGCCATCCCACGCCGAAGGCGAGCGGGGGCAGGGTGGCGTCCACCGCTCCCCGGCGCCCGCCGAGCAGGTCGGCCAGGGACTCCGGCCCCGGCTGGTCAGGCGCGGGCGGCCGATCGGTCTGTGGTGTACCGGTCACCGTCACCTCCTGCTCGACACCGTCCCAACCTAGCGCCGAGCCGTCGTCGGCCCACCGGTCGGGCCGACCGGACGAGGCGCTACCGTGTCCGGGTGCGAGGGTCGGCGAGGGTCTGGACCGGGGCGTGGCTGGTGCTGCTGGCGGTCATGCACGTCCTGGCGCTGCTCACGATCTGGCGGCTCGCCCTGCACACCCAGACCGGCCAGTGGCTGGACACGGTCGCGCTGACCGGTAACCAGATCGGGCAGGACCGCATCGACGAGCCCGTCGACCGGGTGCTCGACGCGGTGTCCGTGGTGTCCCTGCTGGCGGCCACCGCGGTGATCGGGTTCATCGCGCTGCTGCGCCGGCGGATCGCCCTGGCGGTCACCGCCACCGCGCTGGTCGTCGGCGCGAACGTCACCACCCAGCTGCTCAAGTACGGCCTCGACCGGCCCGAGTACGGCATCGACCCGC contains:
- a CDS encoding glycoside hydrolase family 48 protein yields the protein MKGGPELTFNYHRFWAQADVAMAYADYGHLFPNG
- a CDS encoding DUF3159 domain-containing protein, with translation MTGTPQTDRPPAPDQPGPESLADLLGGRRGAVDATLPPLAFGVGWLLGGDSLWGGVLAALLTGTAVAGWRLRRGDRPRSVLIGLLAVCVAALIALRTGRATDFFLLQVLANVSSALAWVVSIVVRWPLLGVLVGLALGQRTRWRRDPALLRAYGRGSWAWAASYALRVAVFLPLYLGGQVVALAVARVVLSWPLVAAVLAASWFVVRRSLPAGHPGLRHPVVPPDAGPTRP